GACATTTCAGAGGTTGAGGCTGAAAACCCCCGACATTCATTCCTTCGCTGAGTAGGGCTCCAGAGGCGCTTGTACTGGAAAACCGCTTCTTCCTACGCGGCTTCAGTCAACATTTGAAAGGCATCAAAAGAAGAAAGATAAAGAAAAACGGAAAGGCCTCTCTGGTAAATCAAATTGTTCCGGCTCATTGTCACTATGTTACGACAGGCCGGTCCTTCTCGGTGAACAGCAAAAAGAGGGGCTGAAAACCCCCTCCTGCAAAGCGGTAATACGACATTGGCACCTAGATGCTACTCAACAGAGAAGGGGACGATAAAATTATCCGGCTCGTTCCGATCCAGCTGTAGCTGTCGAGACAGTCACGTCTTTTGTTCGTTTCCCCCAAATCCAGTGCTGTAAGAGGACAGCACCTCCGCCAATCGCAGCGATTAGCATTCCGACCCATAAAAAAGCGGTGTTTGGACCCCAGATGGTCATAATGACGCCTCCGAGCAACGGAGCAATAATGAAAGTGGCGCTCGTCAATGAATCGATAATTCCTCTCACGCGGCCGAGTGCTTGCGGGGGGCTTTCTTTTTGTACCAGATAATTGGCTCCGACCGAAGTCAGACCCGTTCCAACTCCAGCCAACAAAGCAGCAATCAGTAGCCAATACATGCCATCACCCGGCTGGAAAAATCCAATCCACGAAAAACTAATTCCGATGAGCAAAACGCCACCGCCCAGCACCCATCCATAGGAACGAATTTCTTTTAAGCGATGGAGCCAGGTGACGGTGACAAGTGCGCCTAATCCAATGACACTGACTGTAAACCCGAGCATTTCCGGATTGTCGGGCAGCTTCTCGCGGAAGATCACGGGAAACTGTGTATCCGCCAATTGAATCGCCAACGAGGTAATGATTGCGAAGATCGTGCTGTACAACAGGACACGGTTTTGCAAAAAGATCCGCCAGCCCTCTTGCCATGCTTGACGGTAAGGGAGAGGCTGCTCTTCTACGGATGGACGAGACAACGTTTTCTCCACTTTACGAATCGTGAACAGAAATCCAGTAGAGAGGAGAAATGTCGAAGCATTAATCATCAGACAAATGGCGGGTGCAAAAACGGCCGCTACCAATCCTCCGGCAAGTGGACCGATCAATTTCCCCATCTGGT
The window above is part of the Brevibacillus brevis NBRC 100599 genome. Proteins encoded here:
- a CDS encoding MFS transporter produces the protein MLKENRTFRTLFVSYGLSTLGDWFDFIAVSILLGFVWKVDPMTMALLPVAYAAPSILLGQFAGVLADRVNKVRMIMSMNIMQAAFTLLLLVMPNPFWFLVVIALRSGASVFNDPAQQTLTRQIVPKNQLLQASALNGAVYQMGKLIGPLAGGLVAAVFAPAICLMINASTFLLSTGFLFTIRKVEKTLSRPSVEEQPLPYRQAWQEGWRIFLQNRVLLYSTIFAIITSLAIQLADTQFPVIFREKLPDNPEMLGFTVSVIGLGALVTVTWLHRLKEIRSYGWVLGGGVLLIGISFSWIGFFQPGDGMYWLLIAALLAGVGTGLTSVGANYLVQKESPPQALGRVRGIIDSLTSATFIIAPLLGGVIMTIWGPNTAFLWVGMLIAAIGGGAVLLQHWIWGKRTKDVTVSTATAGSERAG